Part of the Spea bombifrons isolate aSpeBom1 chromosome 3, aSpeBom1.2.pri, whole genome shotgun sequence genome, TGAGGACCATTggtaagttatttaaaaaaatgaagcagTGTTCcaggatgtttgtgtgtatgtgtgtgtatgttccATAAAAATCAGCTCAAGGggatgtttgagcagggaatgCCACCCATATAGTCacatggataaaagtattgtggAGTTATTGCACTTAATACACTTGGTTGTTATGGAGCAAGAGGCAGAAAATGATTTAGTTATAAAGAATCTGTTATAGTTAATATATTTCCTTTTCATCCAGGGATGTTAACTAATAGAGGAGATCACAATACAGGCAAAACATGCAAGATTACTTATGTTCTACTTATAGTACATGCTGTTTGATACCAGAGGAAATTGAAAAGAGAGGTGAAACAGACACCACTATGACAGACTGTTAACTTAAATtaggttatttttatattttttttttgttttttttttttaattgcaaggCACTCTTTGTTTCAGATGATGCAGACAGCAGTACTATGCATGCTGTAACCTTTCTCCGTACAACTGAAATCCTTACTGTGAATTCAATAGGACAGCTGAAGATGTGGGATTTGAGACAACAAGGCAATGACCCTACCCAAATTTTCTCTGTGTGAGTGCATATTTAGTGAAAGAAAAGCATGAAGTGAAATATCCAAACTCTATATATCAGATTAAATATTAACTAATGTTGTGAACTTCTTGTGTCTGTCTTATTGTTTCCTCTCCCAGCCTTGGAGGAataagatttttaaaataaatatttctctatTCTTTAAGATACCCCTCTTTCCTTGACAaagtaaaagtaatttaaaggcATATACCTATATATCTTCAGTAGATTTGCTGATTTCATCTGCTTGTTTGATAAAACTACTGATATGCCAGCACCATTACTTTGGTGTGTTCACTTagaaaacattcagcataaGCTAGTGCATGGggttttactttaatattttacaatgtggTCATCTGTTTAAATTAGAaatttattgtgtgttttacattttcaatcTTTTTCTTAAACAGAACAGGAGACAGAATCCCACTTCACTGTGTAGACAGACACCCTAGCCAGCAGCATATTGTAGCAACTGGCGGGCAAGATGGTATGCTGTGTATATGGGATGTCCGTCAGAGTCGAATGCCAATATCCTTGATGAATGCTCACAAGGCAGAAAGTAAGTCTAATCCATGAAACATCATTTCCACAGTAGATGGCATGGTGATGGTGGCAAATAACACTGCAATGGATGTATATGTCATGTGAAAAAAAGTACATCCTCTATGGTTTTTACGGAcaaaacaatcatctgttccataggaggtctaaaaattaggtaaatacaacctgaAATATaaccatgtcatgattttttcaacaaaaataaagccggAATAGAGAATCTGACATCATTCTGgaagaattttggcccactcttatTTACAATGTTGATTGAATTCATTGTCGTtcgcaggcatttgtttatacaCAGCTCTCTCTTAAGGTCTCGCCAGAGCATTTTAATTGGGATGAGGCCTCGATGAGCCAttttgttgtagatttgctggtgtgctttggATCATCGTCGTGTTGCATGAATGAATTttagccaagctttagctgttggacagatttgactctagaatactttggtatacagagttCATGGTCAACTCAAAGATTGGACGGTCCTGTTGCTGCAAAAGAACCCCAAATCATCCCcccctccaccaccgtgcttgacagttggtatgaggtgtttatgctgatatgctgtgtttggttttcatcaAGTGTgtcgctgtgcattatggccaaacatctccactggTCTCATCTcggtccaaaggacattgttccagaagtcttgtggtttgtccAGATGCAACTTAAACTTAAGCTGTGCTGCTGTGTTCTTGTTAGAGGGAAGATGCTTTCTcttggcaacccttccaaacaaaccatacttgttcagtatTTTTCTAATTATACTGTCATAAAATTTAACCTGCTGAGGCCTGTAAAGTCTACAGCGTAACCctctgtttttttgcaatttctttgagtgttgcacggtctgaccttggggtgaatttgggATGTCCATTaatgggaagattggcaactgtctgatgttttccacttttgaatagggatgcaccgaaatgaaaattctggaccgaaacagAAAATTCAGGATGCACTTGGCAGAAacctgaaaatgaccccccctttagaaaataaaaaaacacacacttttattaaatataagtaacacactaaaattggacaaaaaacaaataataataaactcaaacagcagtgtatatatatatataatgtgttatataaataataactgcAATTAAACTCCTATAATGCCCAGGCAGTCGGTTTATGCTGGAATCTGATTCCAGCATGTgatggctgcctgggcatgatagtcAGTGTGATTGAATGACACCATGTATATGAAATGTGGGGATAGGCTTGTGGGGTAGGAtgacacttctatcatgcccagggtccagcatgtactggttgcctgggcataatATGAGTGTGactgatgttagctgctagtaCAGCAGCctgtacatgctggaacctgggcttgataggagtgtgatccTCTCCCCGAAGCAATCTAGATCTTCCAATAAAGGTTCATGTTTATGAAcctaacactcctatcatacccagagttcagcatgtactggctgtctgggcatgataggaatgtgattccTAACAGCAACTGCTAACATCAGTCACACTCCTCCtggaacctggacatgatagaagtgtaattTCTGCTTGTTTTTGTCACTGTGGCTGCTTGTACATGATAGGAGTGGCATTGctctatttaatataaatatatatgattactaacagcagtCACGctcctgggcatgataggagtgtgattgctgttagtaatcatatatatttaatatagcaatgacactcctatcatggacaagcagccaatacatgcacataaccTACAGCCTCCCTGCCCCTTGCCCCTgccacttatacatccatgctatcacatacatatttattcatcacaaacattcattctctcattcacatAAACTCATTTacacaccctcccccacccttacctgaactgcagatcttccggtAACGCTCGCAGACTTATGCAGGGGCCGTTgtctccctctgcgttgctcacATTCTGTTTGAACTTCTCTTGACCTGCCCAGGGGAACAAGaacggagcggagtcatgtgaggTGACacgcattcacgtgactccgctgggttcctgtaTCCCCTCGACGGAGCAAGAGACGCTGCTTAGCAACACCGAGGGAAGCGGCAGGTTATTTtgggtgggtttttttgtttcggCCTTTTGCAGATAATGCTATTTTCGGCCAGTACGTCTTGGCCATCAATATATAGCTGCATCtctacttttgaataatctttctaactgtagaatgatggacttgtTTGGAAATAGCATTATAACCCTTCCTAGGTTAATGGGTAGCAACAATTGCTTATCGAAGGTCATTGCTGATTTATTTCCTCCTTTGCATTGACACATGAATGCTCCAGCAACTTTTAAAACTTCAGCTTTCATAGAGGTGaccacacttgctgatgatcaattaatcaagggcatttgattagaaGCACCTGTCTGATACTTCGCATCTTTATTCCTAtaaagcagtaagggtgtacttggtttttcacacatggcttctccattttggctttatttttttcataaatcatgacacagtgtaatatgtcatgtgttgtatttttagacctgctaaggaacaatatatatatatatatattgtgtgtgtatatgtgtgtatatatataatattttgttctAATGGTTTTGCTGGCTTATTGAGGACATACTTTCGCAGTATACAATTTAGTATATCACAATTGCTCTTGTGGTAATCATGAAAAGATAAACTGTAGCAAAAGAAGCTCATACTAAAAAGCTAGTCATTTTAATCTCTCTGTACCTCTGTAGTGTGGGAAGTTCATTTCCATCCATCAAAGCCAGATCATTTGTTTTCCTGCTCTGAAGATGGTTCTTTGTGGCATTGGGATGCCTCAGCTGAAGTTACAGAAAAGCCTTCATTCCTTGGTGAGCATACATAAATTAGTGATCCTCTGTTCTCATGAAGTTACTTAGGTAAACTATGAATCACTCTCTAATGTGTATGTTTCTGAAACTCAACAGGTGGAAGAAACTCTTCTCTTATGTCCCGTAGTACTGTTGCACCCTCGAATGGTGGACAGTTCTTGATGTCACCTTGGCTCAGCAGTGACCCTACAAAGAACAACTTAGAAATTACCAACCTGCTACCCAGCCCAACATTATCTGTGAACAGCCTGGATGTTTTAGGAGAATGCTTAGTCTGTGGGACAGACACAGAGGCCATCTATGTAACAAAGCATCTATTTTCATAAACTGGCCCTTGATATCATAGTTGGGTCAAAGACAGACATACCGTTTCTGAAATGCATCCATTCAAGTGTATCTTATCATACTCACTTGTACCACATACAATATACTGAGCTACCTTGCATCATATTGCAGGTTTAAGTAATTcacaaaataaagcaattcGGTAAGTTAACATGTTTCACGTTACATTGTTAAAACAACAGCCTTATATCCTTCTAAAACACCACTTTCCCTTTTTATTAGTTCcagttatatttaaaataaatcgtCAGTTTTTGTTAAGTGATAAAATAGTGcttatataatgtttaattgGACTTTGATTTATAATTTTGGTCTGAATTcttcataaaattaaaagcattGTGTTTTGTACAACAGAAGCCTCAGAAATGGAtctatttattgtaaatttgaCATATAGGTATGCTGTGGAAGTTTTGGCTTTGTAAAGCAAAAGCATTTAGTTAGCACCATtagaaaaacacaactttttagTTTTCATACCAAGCTACAGTATTGTCAAAATAATGCAGATGCTGTACAGACAAGGCTGGAGTGGGAAAGAAAAGCAGCCctagaaatatttggacaccaaatatattttattgcgtgGTCAATCTCATCTACCCACACGCACCACTTATACATACCAGAGTCACTCTATTTGCCATCcaaataactaaatatttttttttatcacattattattaaaatcccagaaatcaagtgttaaaaggcccaaataatttaaggagattagacataatggaatcaaagcATTTGCTACCACAAAAACATTTAGATAAAAAAGTTCACTTTTATTTTGTGCAACAAAACAGCGATACCATTATTCTTCAAAAGGAAATAAGAAACTTCAACAGAATTGTTGGCCATTTATACTACACAATCGTTCTAGCACTACATCACCCAATGAATAACtcatctagggctgcaactaacgattattttaataatcgattagttggccgattattttttcaattaatcggataaaaaaatacattattttaaattgaagaaaaattgcaataaaaaacgtacaatttacactttcatctctttattgcaatggcctctctctattcaccttcttattttactgacataataataagagctacaagaacccaaacacagtgtatattaattcatatgttaactatttttcatatttaataaaaactgagaaaaaagccttgtttaaattttttttatttaccaaactgcccccagttatgcacatctgacccccagcttgccactctgcccccatatatatgccttatacctattatatgccagattccactgtgccccctgatatgccactgtgcccctgatatgccttatactccttatatgccagtgatatgcaactgagccccctgatataccttttacccctgaaatgcctaatatcgatataccttataccccccatacaccactataactcacccatacaccactctggctcctccccctcccatacaccactctgcctcctccccctcccatacaccactctgcctcctccccctcccatacaccactctggctcctccccctcccatacaccactctggcccctccccctctcatacaccactctgcctcctcccccctcccatacaccactctgcccccccctcccatacaccactctgccccccccctcccatacaccactctgcctcctccccctcccatacatcactttggctcctcccctccaactttaccaccagcctttgtcaaactttatggtagtattttttttttcacacacgttgtacttcaggtataaatttaccgctcctggtatatgtccgtgtcaaacaacaccccaatatgtattcagtacatctcctgagcgcagtgataccccccatgcatgggtttgtagggttatttgggaggtaaaaggccacctttgggaggtgtgtattttttgccatttagacatctgatcctactgcccccatgtcccatatttgggacatctttgaacccggccaattcaatttaccccatcaaatcatacatttttgtaaactagacaccctatgggcatttataatgccaatattttaactctttccatgcgggaatGTTTgtgaagatttattttttttttgtgacagtggggatttctccatgttaccatattttttttttgaacattaaTTTCTTAGCCCTCTTCTGCCATGTCTGGTATGCAGAAGGATAGTCAAGATAAATCCAAATTCTAGGGCTGCCAGCTTTTATATTGAGCTCATTTCGTGAGTGCAATCCTATTCCTTAGGATTATCTTTATAGTACACACTACACTAttattttgcatattgttttttcattattacttatttaattattgtattattggaTCTGCCTTATGGTATATTCTATACCCAAGTAAGTAAGTTTCCTTTTCTTGGTTTAAGAAGAGAGGGACACCTGCTGGTTGGAAGGGCAAGTTCTTACAGTTACTGTTTTTACACTATTTTTCATTCTCCTAAGCATAgtattttatctgttttcagTGCTGTTTTAGAAGTGGTTATTTTGTGTTAAGCAATGTAGCTGTTGTGATAGAGTTCATACTTGTTTTTTTGGGCTTTCCAGCAACCAGGGGCATTGCTAGGTTCCAGAAAGATCTAAAGCTAAAGTCCATTACTAACTGTgacattttacatataaaacactaataccatgcatttattatcattttcatttttcttttatattttgccaacaatttacacagtgcattttacaatacatattttcaagggttatgacaagactagaattgacagactaagacaaaccgataaatTAAGTGTAGAGGGCCctacattatggggcaataagtaccagtagcattttgctatttcaaaaccattttttccccaaagctggtcattctgccccatatcctatttcgggtatctttgaagctggccaatacaatttaccccatcaaactaaatatttttgaaaactagacccccccaaggtatttgaaatgctggtattttaaccctttccatgcactaactttaccaccagcctttgtcaaactttatggtagtattttttttttcacacacgttgtacttcaggtataaatttaccgctcctggtatatgtccgtgtcaaacaacaccccaatatgtattcagtacatctcctgagcgcagtgataccccccatgcatgggtttgttgggttatttgggaggtaaaaggccacctttgggaggtgtgtattttttgccatttagacatctgatcctacatcagggacatctttgaacccggccaattcaatttaccccatcaaataatacatttttgtaaaactagacaccctatgggcgtttataatgccaatattttaactctttccatgcaggaatttttgtgaagattttttttttgtgacagtggggaattctccatgttaccatattttttttgaacattAATTTCTTAGCCCTCTTCTGCCATGTCTGGTATGCAGAAGGATAGTGAAGATAAATCCAAATTCTAGGGCTGCCAGCTTTTATATTGAGCTCATTTCGTGAGTGCAATCCTATTCCTTAGGCTAATCTTTATAGTACACACTACACTAttattttgcatattgtttttttcattattacttatttaattattgtattattggaTCTGCCTTATGGTATATTCTATACCCAAGTAAGTAAGTTTCCTTTTCTTGGTTTAAGAAGAGAGGGACACCTGCTGGTTGGAAGGGCAAGTTCTTACAGTTACTGTTTTTACACTATTTTTCATTCTCCTAAGCATAgtattttatctgttttcagTGCTGTGTTAGAAgtggttattttgtgtttatttagtgagcagggctccattgaccttgcatggctGGATGCAGGTTGGATGGAGcacgagagttctcaagagggtctggaccctctgtgaactcagatctattgttgatgccattgtgtgaatgacggcaacgtcatttacacgatggcacttgtggttgctcttcggagcaatcacaaggctatcgggggtaggggggttgtgttactacatgcctcgatatcgaggcatgtcagcaacacagtttatgcttaggaagtcaagcagcctgcctgtcccatttctgcccctattTCAGTGGTCCAGTGACTAGACCACATTTACCACTGAGAATTATTCAGCCTAACAGCTTTTACCAGGACTTGACCCGTGGCTCTGACAGCCACAGAACTTCAGTGATCTCCACACTGGTGTCAGAGGAGCCACTGTAAAACTGTAGAAATGAACAGGACCGCTGAAACACAAGCATGAAGTGTACTAGCAACTGAGCAACAAACTCGAGAGCGCCTAGAGTTTTAAAAGACCTTTATAATTGCTCATGAAAACAAGTATGGGATTTAATGTTTCCCTCTCTGATTCTTCGTAAGTCATAGCATGTTAGGCACATGCTCAATATGCCTAATGAGAAATCCACACTAATTGGGCAGTCAAAtgattacatcaatatgcattctttaaaaatttgagggaaaaaataaatgggaGAACCTTCTTCACATGCACGCTGAGGTCTCCATAGACACCCACTGGCAGCGTTGCCTGTCTAGTGAAGTAGCCGACTGGTGTGTAAGTTTTTCACATGCAGGAAAAACAGGTGGATCAATGATCTCCTCCTAAGCTTCAATAGTGTGGAGGAGACCAAGCAACAGTGCAAGAGATTTTGTCTCTCGCAAGATGGTGGggcccattaaaaaataatcaagtttagggctgcaactaacgattattttcataatcgattattttttcgattaactttttcatttatttaaaataatttaataaacaggatgttaaatacaaacagcagaataaaaaaaaatgcatttcttgtttttatttcccaacctgtcccccccagttatgcacatttgagcccaagcttgccacactgcctcccagatatgccatatacccccaGATTATTTTCAATTTTGTGTAATGTGGCAAATTTTTTTATGTCACataccccgatatgccttaaacccccagataggtcactccgtcctccccagatataccttataccccccatatgccactgtgccccccaaatatgccttattacccgctatatgccactgtggccccttaatatgccttataaccccctatataccagtgtgcgcagacaacctctgcttctgactgagcaccggaaggtcatgtgacactgaTGCTCCATcaaagaagccccagtggaagtacCGGCggtggatcctcctctctggcagccggcgaatGTTGCGCAATGCGAGCAGACCACCTCCACCGTGCTGGCCGatacttccaccggggcttctatggtggagcaccagaaggtcacgtcaagctggtgctccatcatagaagccccggcggaagttgAGGACAGTAGCGGAGGTAGTTTGCGCGAATTGCACAGAAACTCCGcactggctgtcagagaggagaatccGGGTTccctgcagagctgcaggggatctggattttagtcttATTATCCGACCTCTtctgaggttggattataaaacgactggtatttttcagagcatttgttctgaaaaaacgctcatcttataatcgatcaaATGGATTCAActtatcgataatgaaattctttggcaacgattttcattattgatcatatcgattagttgttgcagtccTAATCAAGTTCTCATGATGGTCTCTCCAGATTTacttttatgagcaagtcccaAAATTAGCGccatatctttacaaaaatccttgcatgtaaagagtttaaatactggcatgttaatgcccatggggtgtctagaaTGTAGTCAATTGGCCGCGTCCAGACATCCTGCTTGCAGTTACCCTTGTGTGGTCTTCTTGTTCAGATGCTCTAGCAGTTCTCTCCTATATTGTGTTATCCTGTGTACCGACTCTGGCTTGTTTGACTACCTTCCCGTGTACCGACCTGGCTTGTACGACTACCTTCTTCATGTACCGAACTTGGCTTGCTTACAACGCTTTATTTAGCAGATTCAGCCCTACTACAATTATCCACGCTACTGCCATTATTTCTACTCAGAGACTATCCATATATTGCCTTTACCCTGCCTGGTGTCTCCCTTTAGGAGTCTCCCCATTCTGTATCTCTCAGGGCGAAGATTGGGCTGAATTGGTTTTGGGTAACAGGTGCATGAcagggttgtctagttttcaaacgtTTGATGGTTTGATGAGGGTAAATAGAACTgatcggcttcaaagatgtcctaaagAGGACAGTGGGCAGTATAACCataattgggaaaaaaatggttttgaaatagcaatacgctgcttgtacttgttcacagaaaaacattgggtattacCAAACTCATGacaaattttataatttatttaacaagTTTTCTTCATTAGCTTTGGTAGAAAAGTAAAAGTCCAT contains:
- the NUP43 gene encoding nucleoporin Nup43, with protein sequence MEDMFAKFVSQKISKTRWRPVSASSLQQPDVFAAGSWDNEENKVSVWTTGDFGAINLDDDYQGEPKLLCDIRHSGDVLDLQYLDQERVVTASSTGSVTIFRHHQNNQTLSEKQKWVRAHHHVGSEGSAAPCTGIVCSSPEIVSVGEDGRINFFRADSKDIVRTIDDADSSTMHAVTFLRTTEILTVNSIGQLKMWDLRQQGNDPTQIFSVTGDRIPLHCVDRHPSQQHIVATGGQDGMLCIWDVRQSRMPISLMNAHKAEMWEVHFHPSKPDHLFSCSEDGSLWHWDASAEVTEKPSFLGGRNSSLMSRSTVAPSNGGQFLMSPWLSSDPTKNNLEITNLLPSPTLSVNSLDVLGECLVCGTDTEAIYVTKHLFS